Proteins encoded in a region of the Ursus arctos isolate Adak ecotype North America unplaced genomic scaffold, UrsArc2.0 scaffold_2, whole genome shotgun sequence genome:
- the GJC3 gene encoding gap junction gamma-3 protein, protein MCGRFLRQLLAEESRHSTAAGRLLLPVLLGFRLVLLAASGTRIYGDEQSEFVCHTQQAGCRAACYDAFHPFSLLHFWAFQVILVAVPSALYVGFTLYHVIWQWEESGKVKEETPIHQGAKSRDTAGAGSPRLLWAYVAQLGVRLVLEGAALGVQYHLYGFKVPSSFACRREPCLGSITCYLSRPFEKTIFLKTMFGVSGLCLLFTLLELVLLGLGRWWRTWKHKSPPSNSSPTSESTKKHKEPTDHFPAVEAKEQFREAEL, encoded by the exons ATGTGCGGCAGGTTCCTGAGGCAGCTCTTGGCTGAAGAGAGCAGGCACTCCACCGCTGCGGGGCGCCTCCTGCTGCCCGTGCTCCTGGGATTCCGCCTCGTGCTGCTGGCGGCCAGCGGGACGAGGATCTACGGCGATGAGCAGAGTGAATTTGTGTGTCACACTCAGCAGGCAGGCTGCAGGGCCGCCTGCTACGATGCCTtccaccccttctccctgctgcaCTTCTGGGCCTTCCAGGTCATCTTGGTGGCTGTGCCCAGTGCCCTCTACGTGGGTTTTACTCTGTACCATGTGATCTGGCAGTGGGAAGAATCAGGAAAGGTGAAGGAGGAGACGCCGATCCACCAAGGGGCGAAGAGCAGAGACACTGCAGGGGCGGGAAGCCCTAGGCTGCTCTGGGCCTATGTGGCTCAGCTGGGGGTGCGGCTGGTCCTTGAGGGGGCAGCCCTGGGGGTGCAGTACCATCTGTATGGGTTCAAGGTGCCCAGCTCCTTTGCATGTCGTCGGGAGCCTTGCCTTGGTAGCATAACCTGTTACCTGTCCCGCCCGTTCGAGAAGACCATCTTCCTAAAGACCATGTTTGGGGTCAGTGGGCTCTGTCTCTTGTTCACTCTTTTGGAGCTTGTGCTGCTGGGCCTGGGGAGATGGTGGAGGACCTGGAAGCACAAATCTCCTCCTTCTAACTCCTCCCCAACTTCAGAGAGCACCAAAAAACACAAGGAACCGACTGATCACTTCCCAGCGGTGGAAGCCAAAGAGCAGTTCCGAGAAGCAG AGTTATGA